The Schaalia dentiphila ATCC 17982 sequence CCTTACCTTCACCCTTTTGGGTGAGCTGGTCGGCACGCATCATGATCTGGGCGCTGAGGTTGTCAGGATGCTGGGTCGAGAGCCGGGGAGCCTGGGTACCGCCCTCGGCATCGACCTCGTCGACATCGCTGACGCGCGTTTCGCGCTCAAGGAATGCGCCCTTGACGCCGCTCGCCGCGCGGATCGCGTCGAGGGAGCCGGCGGGCGCGCTCAGCGCGAATCCTTCGAGGGCCTTGTCGTACTCGCGCTGCACCTGGGCGCTCTCGCCCGGGAATGCCGAGGCCACGGCCTCGTTGATCGAGGCGAGGGATGCCGCGCGGTCCGAGCCTTCGTGCAGCTGCACGATGATCCCGACGATCGCCGAAGCATCCTGCTCGGCGGTCGGCGTGACCTGGTCGGGCTGGGAGGTCTGCCCGCTCTTTGAGGTGAGCGCGGTATCGACGTCACCGACCGGCAGGGACGAGGCCGTGGCTCCGGTAGCGGGATGCGCGTCTGCGGGACTTGGCGGCGCTGCGAGCGTCGCTGGCCCTGTCACCGCCAGCGCGCAGGCGCCGGCGAACGCGAGGAACGCCGTTGTTTTCTTCATTGTCATGTGGGTAACTCCAATGTGTCGACGGGTGACTGTGTTGGCAGGAGGAGGGGACTCCACCGTGCCGGCCGTCACTGTCAAAATACCGCACAAGACGCATGTGACAAACTTTGTTTCACATTGGGAAACGATTGGACATTATTTTACTGTCAGCATGATTTCGGGTCCGGGAACACTTACGCAGCAAGGTTCCCGGACCCGAACATGAACACCGTTAGGTGCGGATCACCTCATCTCACCCAACCCATACGCCGCTACCGTCAAAGACGTAGGTGCGTCCGTTGATGACCTGGGTGCCGGTGAGCATTGCACCATCGGGTCCCAGGTAATACCAGAGGCCGCCGACCTTGATCCAGCCCGTCGCCATCGTGCCCGAGCCGGATAGGTAGTACCAGGAACCATCCACCTGGACCCAGCCGATGGCCATAGCACCGGAAGACGTGAGGTAGTACCACGAGCCGCCGTCGGCGACCCAACCGGTGGCCATGACCTTTGTGGTGGGGTCGAGGTAGTACCAGGAGCCGCCGTCACGCACCCAGCCGCCCACGAGGGCGCCGGACTCGTTCGCGTAGACCCACTGGCCGTCGGCGCGCTTGAGGAAGCCGGTCGCCATGTAGCCCGACGGGCCGAACAGGTAGTCCGAGCCGTTGATCGTGTACCAGCCACCCTTGAGGTAGCTCGTACCGTCGGCGCAGGTGTAGAACCAGCCGGCCGCGTCCTTCGTCCAGTGGCCACCCTCGGTGCTCGCGCACGCGTCGGCGGTCCCGGTGTTGTCGCTGGGCAGGTTCAGGGTCAGGGCCTCGGAGTGGTTGAGGCCGTAGTCCCAGGCCAACAGGTACGGGTGGGCGATGACCTCACCAGAGCCACCCTGGTCGGTCCACGCCTGGGCGATGTCCTTGAAGGGGATCTCAACGTGGTAGGCGCGCGTGCCGTCCGCGGCGGTGGTGGCCTCGTTATCGGTGAAGATGTGGCGGTAGAACCACAGGCCGTCGGCCGGGTCGTGCAGGTCGATCGCGGCTAGCAGCGACGCGTCCGTGATGTCGAAGGACAGGACCGTGTCGGCACCCTCGCCCTTGTACTCCAGGTTGGAGACGACGGGCGCGGCGGTGTCGAGGCGGAACTCGTAGGAGATCGACTGATCGGCCTGCGAGGGGCCGTCGTTGTGCGCGGACAGCGTCAGCTTGTAGGTGCCGTCGGGCAGGTTCTTGTACGCGTCTGCGCGCGCGTCCAGGGACATCGGATCGTGCCCCTGCTCGACCCACGTCATCTTGCCGGTGGAGGAATCGAGCGCGGACTTCCAGTTCATGAATCGCGTGAAGGACGCGACCGTCTCTCCGGCGGCGTTCGTGTACGCGGCGTTGAGGGTGTGGACGCTGCGCAGCGTGCCCGTGCGGGGCTGGAGAACCGTGGGAGCACCCGAGGCATCCGAGCGAGAGATGACGTTCTTGCTCGAGGTGGGCAGTCCAATACGATCAGCGTCCTTAACCAGGGGGTTGTATCCCAGCTGCTGGCCCGTGGTGCCGTTGTAGACCCAGGAGGCGAGCGTGTGGGCACCATCCTCGGAGGCGAGGGCGTCGAAGATGGGGGCCTTGCCCCAGTTTCCGTAGAAGCCCAGGTAGGGCACCGTCAGGTCGGGCTGGGACGCGGTCTTCGAGGTGAAGCGCACGAAGCCGTCGAGGAAGGTGCCGTTGGGCATGTTCTGTGCGATGGAGGCATCGAAGTCGGTGCCGGGCTTGACGTCCACGCCCACGGTCGCCTCGCCGTTCGCGGGAACGGTGATGATCGCGCCCTCATCGGTGCCGCTCACGGCCGCGCCGGAGTAGGCGATGTCCACGCCCTTGCCTCGCCAATCGGCGGAGTGGCCGGTGAAGAACCCGCCCTCAACGATCTCCGACAGCGCCTGCGAGCTCAGCTCGTAGGTGGCCTCGGCGCCGGACAGGTTGTGCAGCGTGACGTCGAAGTGCCAGCCCTTCGTGCCATCCCCCAGGTCCGCCTTGGGTCGGGACTGCTCGGGGGCTCCGACAACGGTCGGGTACACGGACGAGGTCGTGGCCGCCAGGACGTTCGCCAGGCCCGAGCCCTGCTTGCGCGGGGAGTACGGGGCACCGGTGTCCTGGAGCGGGTCGACGATGGGGGCCGCCGTGCTCATGATGAGGTTCTGGACGACGTCAACCTTCTCGCGCGCGCTCATGGACGCGAACAGCGGATCGTTCTGGACGCGCTGCAGGACGACGGCGCTCACGCCCGCCATCTGCGGGGTTGCCATCGAGGTGCCGGACATGAACTCGTAGGTGCCGCCGGGCACGGCGGAGTAGATGTTGCCACCGGGGGCGCTAACCTCGGGCTTGAGGCGCAGGTCCGGAGTGACGCCCCACGAGGAGAAGCTCGACATGGAGTACTTCGAGCTCGGGGGCACGACCTTGCCGGGGGCGACGCTCAGGTGGTGGTCGGCGGCGGCCAGCATGGCCTCGCCATCAGCCTGCGAGATGAAGGCGGCGGGAACGCCGTCCGTCGCCAGGCTCATGACCACGAGCGAGTCACCGGGCACGTTGTTGTAGACGATAAAGCCGGCGGGCTTGGAGCCGGCGATGTTGTTGAACTTGTCCTGGAAGGTAAGAGAACCGCGCTTGACCAGCACGATCTTGCCCGCGAGGCCCTCGGGGTACTTGGCCTTCAAAGCCTCGCCGTCCTCGGGTGAACCGATGCCGCCGTCGACGTACTCGAAGGGACCTCCGGTCAGGTCGGACAGGTCAGGCATCTTCTGACCATCGGCGCCACCGGCGCGCTGGTAGGCGATGTCGCGGTCGCCGACGGTGAAGGCGCTGTGCGCCAGCGAGTTGTCGACCGAGGCCACGGACACGACCGAGGAGTAGGACGCCGGTTCGCACAGAACCGAGGAATCGGGGTCGGAGGCGAAGGGCAGGTTCTTGCCGGACAGGTTGCCGTATCCGGCGGTGTACTCGTTGCCGGCGGCCGCGTTCACGGTAACGCCGGCGTCCTGGAGGCTCTTGAAGACAGTCGCGTACATGGAGTCGGCCTCATTATCCATGCCTCCGGTCTGTCCGAGGGACAGGTTCACGACGTCGGGGTGCAGGATGACCATGTCGTCGAGGGCGGCGAGCAGCGCCGAGTCCGGGATGCCGCCGTTGCTGCTGCGGGCGACCTTGGCGACGATGATCTGCGCGTCGGGGGCGATGCCCACGATTTCGCCCGCGTTGCCCGCGGTGATGCCAGCGACGTGCGTGCCGTGCGATCCGGCTTCACCGGTCGGCGAGGCGTCCGGGTCGTTATCTGCGTAGTCGTAGGCGAAGGGGAACTTCTCTGACACGTAGCTGCCGGTCTTGCCGTCACCCAGCTGGGGGGTCAGGGCCTCAACCTTGTCCTCGGAAAGCCCGGGAGTCCCGTGCAGGGCACCCGCGAACGCGGGGTGCGTCATATCCACGCCCGTGTCGATGACGGCAACGACCTTGCCGTCGCCCTTCTGGGTGATCTGGTCAGCGTGAATCATCAGCTGCGCGCTGAGGTTGGCGGGGTCCTGGGTGGCGATGCGCGAGGAGTTCGTCGCGCCCTCTCCGGCGACCTGATCGTCGACGCCATCGACGTGGGTGTCGCGATCGAGGAAGGCGGCCTTGACGCCGTTCACCGCGCGGATCGCGTCGAGGGACCCGGCAGGGGCGCTCAGCGCGAAGCCCTGCAGGGCCTTGTCGTACTCGCGCTCCACCTGGGTGGAGGAGCCGGGGAATGCGCCGGCCACGGCCTCGTTGATCGAGGCGAGGGAGGCCGCGCGGTCTGCGCCGTCGTCGAGCTGGACGACGATCGTGACGACTGCGGCGGGGTCGACCTCGTCGGTCGTCGGGGCCTGCTCAGTCTGGGTGGTCTCCCCGCTCTTCGAGGTGAGCGCGGTATCGACGTCACCGACGGGCAGGGACGAGGCCGTGGCGCCCGCGTCGGGTCGGGTATCCGCCGGGGTTTGCGGGGATGCGAGGGCCGCGGGGCCGGCAACCACGAGCGCGGCGGTGCCAGCCAGCGCGAGGAGCGTCGCTGGTTTCTTCGTTGTCATATGCCTACTCCAATGTGTCGACGGACGACCGTGTTCGAGCACGGCGAGGATCTCGTCGTGTCGGCCGTCACTGCCAACATACCGCAGACAAGTCTTGTGACAAACTTTATTTCACAAAGAGAAACAGATGACGGTTATTTTACCCAGTAATGAATCCCAGGCCCGAGAACACCTACATAGCAACGTTCTCGGGCCCGGGTCAGGGTCTTGACAGAATGAGAGAGGGGGAGCTTATCGCACCCAGGCTCCCGAATCGTCAAAGACGTAGGTGCGCCCATTGATCACGTGCGTGCCCGTCAACATAGCTCCCGAGGGAGACAGGTAGTACCAGGTACCACCGTCGTTGACCCAGCCAGTCGCCATCTTGCCCGAGGCGCTCAGGTAGTACCAGGTACCACCGTCGTTGACCCAGCCGGTCGCCATAGCACCGGAACCCGTGAGGTAGTACCAGGAGCCACCATCTGCAACCCAGCCGGTCTTCATAACCTTGGTCGCAGGGTCAAGGTAGTACCAGGAGCCGCCGTCACGCACCCAGCCACCCACGAGGGCACCGGACTCGTTCGCGTAGACCCACTGGCCGTCAACCCGCTTCAGGAAGCCGGTCGCCATGTAGCCCGACGGGCCGAACAGGTAGTCCGAGCCGTTGATCGTGAACCAGCCGTCCTTGAGGTAATCCTTGCCACCTGCACAGGCATACCACCAGCCGGCGCCGTCCTTGACCCAGTTGCCGCCCTCGGTGCTCGCGCACGCCTCGGACGTGCCGGGGTGATCGCTGGGCAGATCGAGGGTCGCGGCCTCGGAGTGGTTGAGGCCGTAGTCCCAGGCCAGCAGGTACGGGTGGGCGATGACGCTGCCCGAGCCACCCTGGTAGCCCCACGCAGCATCAATATCCTTGAAGGGAACCTCAACGTGGTACGTGTAGGTCCCATCCGCACCGACCGTGCCCTCCGCATCCGTGAAGACGTGACGGTAGAACCACGAACCGTCGGCCGGGTCGTGCAGATCGATGCCCGCAAGGGGCGATGAGTCAGAGACGTCGAAGGACACAACCGTGTCCTCACCCTCACCGACGTAGGTCAGGTGAGAGACGACCGGCCC is a genomic window containing:
- a CDS encoding S8 family serine peptidase, giving the protein MTTKKPATLLALAGTAALVVAGPAALASPQTPADTRPDAGATASSLPVGDVDTALTSKSGETTQTEQAPTTDEVDPAAVVTIVVQLDDGADRAASLASINEAVAGAFPGSSTQVEREYDKALQGFALSAPAGSLDAIRAVNGVKAAFLDRDTHVDGVDDQVAGEGATNSSRIATQDPANLSAQLMIHADQITQKGDGKVVAVIDTGVDMTHPAFAGALHGTPGLSEDKVEALTPQLGDGKTGSYVSEKFPFAYDYADNDPDASPTGEAGSHGTHVAGITAGNAGEIVGIAPDAQIIVAKVARSSNGGIPDSALLAALDDMVILHPDVVNLSLGQTGGMDNEADSMYATVFKSLQDAGVTVNAAAGNEYTAGYGNLSGKNLPFASDPDSSVLCEPASYSSVVSVASVDNSLAHSAFTVGDRDIAYQRAGGADGQKMPDLSDLTGGPFEYVDGGIGSPEDGEALKAKYPEGLAGKIVLVKRGSLTFQDKFNNIAGSKPAGFIVYNNVPGDSLVVMSLATDGVPAAFISQADGEAMLAAADHHLSVAPGKVVPPSSKYSMSSFSSWGVTPDLRLKPEVSAPGGNIYSAVPGGTYEFMSGTSMATPQMAGVSAVVLQRVQNDPLFASMSAREKVDVVQNLIMSTAAPIVDPLQDTGAPYSPRKQGSGLANVLAATTSSVYPTVVGAPEQSRPKADLGDGTKGWHFDVTLHNLSGAEATYELSSQALSEIVEGGFFTGHSADWRGKGVDIAYSGAAVSGTDEGAIITVPANGEATVGVDVKPGTDFDASIAQNMPNGTFLDGFVRFTSKTASQPDLTVPYLGFYGNWGKAPIFDALASEDGAHTLASWVYNGTTGQQLGYNPLVKDADRIGLPTSSKNVISRSDASGAPTVLQPRTGTLRSVHTLNAAYTNAAGETVASFTRFMNWKSALDSSTGKMTWVEQGHDPMSLDARADAYKNLPDGTYKLTLSAHNDGPSQADQSISYEFRLDTAAPVVSNLEYKGEGADTVLSFDITDASLLAAIDLHDPADGLWFYRHIFTDNEATTAADGTRAYHVEIPFKDIAQAWTDQGGSGEVIAHPYLLAWDYGLNHSEALTLNLPSDNTGTADACASTEGGHWTKDAAGWFYTCADGTSYLKGGWYTINGSDYLFGPSGYMATGFLKRADGQWVYANESGALVGGWVRDGGSWYYLDPTTKVMATGWVADGGSWYYLTSSGAMAIGWVQVDGSWYYLSGSGTMATGWIKVGGLWYYLGPDGAMLTGTQVINGRTYVFDGSGVWVG